A genomic stretch from Flavobacterium humidisoli includes:
- the trxA gene encoding thioredoxin: MALAITDATFDEVVLKSDKPVMVDFWAAWCGPCRMVGPIIDQLSEEYAGKVVVGKVDVDANQEFAAKYGVRNIPTVLVFHNGEVVGKQVGVAPKQTYADSLDALL; the protein is encoded by the coding sequence ATGGCATTAGCAATAACAGATGCTACTTTTGATGAAGTAGTTTTAAAATCAGATAAACCAGTAATGGTAGATTTTTGGGCAGCATGGTGTGGTCCTTGTAGAATGGTTGGTCCGATCATCGACCAATTGAGCGAAGAGTACGCTGGTAAAGTAGTTGTTGGTAAGGTAGATGTAGATGCTAACCAAGAATTTGCTGCAAAATATGGTGTGCGTAACATACCAACCGTTTTGGTGTTTCATAACGGTGAAGTAGTAGGAAAACAAGTAGGAGTAGCTCCGAAACAAACCTACGCAGATAGTTTAGACGCTTTATTGTAA
- a CDS encoding TonB-dependent receptor translates to MKNALSIYWKYCFLLLSLLIAAEAFAQNQPSEKKPEIKELNEVLINNNSVQKRKKEESLNIETVNNSFIQRNLGGSLMQSLQKIPGVKTISIGSGGSKPLIRGLSFNQVIVVENGLKHEGQQWGADHGLEIDQYAVNRVEIIKGPSSFIYGSDAVGGAINIKPLPLPSQNTFGGSVDMTGKSNNAQFGSSFNLFGRNENWFFDSRVTTMDYGDYRVPTDVVHVYSYAVPLYKNHLRNTAGRELDFHLSTGYSGEKLKSVFYFSNVHTKSGFFANAHGLEPRNVDMELHDKSSRDILMPYQEVNHLKVSNTTSFQFRNHAFETQVGFQNNFRREWSHYVNHGYMPPIYPKDMYAPKDLERQYDKDVWSFAAKDEFRINHHQITIGSNVVLQQNEIGGWSFLIPAFNQFNAGLFVYDKIELNEKWFLHGAVRYDYGKIKMKSYYDWFQSEISENDQTNLEYLQRSQDLTKTFDSFTWSIGANYNPGKLSLKANLGSSFRMPIAKELASNGVNYHYFRFEKGNPNLDAERSYQLDLGMEWKAQNFSFQLTPFANYFPNFIYLNPTSAHDIYYGAGNQVFEYEQSKVFRYGAELQTKYYFFKSLSTEIAAEYLYSEQKSGSKKGYTLPFSPPPSVLFGLNYEPQISFLKEPYFSVDYRFTAEQNNIVPPEKKTAESHVFNLAFGSKIKAAKQDISISIQIQNLFNTRYLNHTSFYRLIELPEAGRNIIVSMKIPFLVSK, encoded by the coding sequence ATGAAGAATGCCTTATCCATTTATTGGAAATATTGTTTTTTACTCCTCAGTTTATTGATTGCAGCGGAAGCTTTTGCTCAAAATCAGCCTTCAGAAAAAAAACCAGAAATAAAAGAGCTTAACGAAGTTTTAATTAACAACAATTCTGTCCAAAAACGCAAAAAAGAAGAATCGCTGAATATTGAAACCGTAAACAATAGTTTTATTCAGCGAAACCTCGGCGGAAGCCTGATGCAGTCTCTGCAAAAAATACCTGGCGTAAAAACCATTTCGATTGGCTCGGGTGGTTCAAAACCTCTTATTCGAGGCTTGAGTTTTAATCAGGTTATTGTAGTGGAGAATGGTTTGAAACACGAAGGCCAGCAATGGGGAGCCGATCACGGATTGGAAATCGATCAATATGCGGTAAACCGAGTAGAAATCATAAAAGGCCCTTCTTCATTTATTTACGGATCTGATGCTGTGGGCGGTGCGATCAATATAAAACCGTTGCCGCTTCCGTCTCAAAATACTTTTGGCGGAAGCGTTGATATGACAGGAAAAAGCAATAATGCGCAATTTGGAAGTTCTTTTAATTTATTTGGAAGAAACGAAAACTGGTTCTTTGATTCGCGCGTTACGACAATGGATTATGGTGATTATCGTGTTCCGACCGATGTAGTTCATGTGTACAGTTATGCTGTTCCGTTATACAAAAATCATTTGCGGAATACTGCAGGACGAGAACTTGATTTCCATTTGAGTACGGGCTATTCAGGAGAAAAGCTGAAATCGGTTTTTTATTTTAGTAATGTTCACACGAAAAGTGGATTTTTCGCGAATGCGCACGGACTTGAACCTAGAAATGTAGACATGGAATTACACGACAAATCGAGCCGTGATATTTTGATGCCATATCAAGAAGTAAATCATCTTAAAGTGAGTAATACGACTTCTTTTCAATTCAGAAATCATGCTTTTGAAACGCAGGTAGGTTTTCAGAATAATTTTAGAAGAGAATGGAGTCATTATGTGAATCACGGTTATATGCCGCCGATTTATCCTAAAGATATGTATGCACCAAAAGATCTAGAGCGTCAATATGATAAAGATGTCTGGTCATTTGCAGCGAAAGATGAATTCAGAATCAACCATCACCAAATTACGATTGGTTCTAATGTGGTTTTGCAACAAAATGAAATTGGCGGATGGAGTTTTTTAATTCCTGCTTTCAATCAATTTAATGCTGGTCTATTTGTTTACGATAAAATTGAACTGAACGAAAAATGGTTTCTTCATGGCGCTGTTCGTTACGATTATGGAAAAATTAAAATGAAATCGTATTACGATTGGTTTCAGAGTGAAATTTCCGAAAACGACCAGACCAATTTAGAATATTTACAGCGTTCTCAAGACTTAACGAAAACTTTTGACAGTTTTACGTGGTCTATTGGTGCAAATTACAATCCGGGAAAGCTTTCGCTGAAAGCCAATTTAGGCTCAAGTTTCAGAATGCCGATTGCTAAAGAACTGGCTTCAAACGGCGTAAATTATCATTATTTCCGATTTGAAAAAGGAAATCCGAATTTGGATGCAGAACGCTCGTATCAACTGGATTTGGGAATGGAATGGAAAGCGCAAAACTTCTCTTTTCAGCTGACTCCGTTTGCCAATTATTTTCCGAATTTCATTTATCTGAATCCGACCTCCGCTCATGATATTTATTATGGCGCAGGAAATCAAGTTTTTGAATACGAACAAAGTAAAGTCTTTCGTTATGGTGCCGAATTACAGACCAAATATTATTTCTTTAAATCTCTAAGTACAGAAATTGCGGCCGAGTATCTTTATTCGGAACAAAAATCGGGTAGCAAAAAAGGTTATACGCTTCCATTTTCTCCTCCTCCATCTGTTTTGTTTGGATTGAATTATGAACCTCAAATCAGCTTTCTGAAAGAGCCTTATTTTTCTGTTGATTATCGCTTCACGGCAGAACAAAACAATATTGTTCCGCCAGAAAAGAAAACTGCCGAAAGCCATGTATTCAATTTGGCTTTTGGTTCAAAAATAAAAGCTGCAAAACAGGATATCAGCATTAGTATTCAGATTCAGAATTTATTTAATACGAGATATTTAAATCACACTAGTTTTTACCGCCTAATCGAACTTCCGGAAGCCGGCCGGAATATTATTGTTTCGATGAAGATTCCATTTTTGGTTTCCAAATAA
- a CDS encoding DUF4625 domain-containing protein codes for MKNLKFLIGIFTLAFLTSCSSDNAEIDTEYPVIDITGANTFPIQCSTIERGQTFTFKAVFNDNVALGSYSLDIHHNFDHHTHSTEVTSCEMEAVKSPVKPMLFINSYTIPDGVKNYEATAQITIPADVDPGDYHFMIRLTDKEGWQTLKGLSIKIL; via the coding sequence ATGAAAAATCTAAAGTTTCTAATAGGCATTTTTACACTTGCCTTTCTAACATCCTGCTCAAGCGATAATGCCGAAATCGACACCGAATATCCTGTAATTGACATCACTGGAGCGAATACTTTCCCTATTCAATGCAGTACAATCGAACGCGGGCAAACCTTCACTTTTAAAGCTGTTTTTAATGATAATGTCGCACTAGGTTCTTACAGTCTTGATATTCACCACAATTTCGATCATCATACGCATAGCACAGAAGTTACAAGCTGCGAAATGGAAGCTGTAAAAAGCCCTGTAAAACCAATGCTTTTCATCAACAGTTACACCATTCCTGATGGTGTAAAAAATTATGAAGCAACAGCACAAATTACCATTCCTGCAGATGTTGATCCTGGAGATTATCATTTTATGATCCGCTTAACGGATAAAGAAGGCTGGCAGACACTGAAAGGTTTAAGTATTAAAATTTTATAA
- a CDS encoding DUF4625 domain-containing protein translates to MKTTKLILASLIATIAFSSCSNDDSEKEQAIPKIDKIEIGLGNNETGTIGQDFHFNAEVTAADKIENVQVKIAQRSTETYPKVWSHEITWTQYTGAKNATVHKHFDIPEDAAEGKYDFIIIVNDQNGTKLEVKKNLTIIN, encoded by the coding sequence ATGAAAACAACAAAACTCATTCTGGCTTCGCTCATTGCCACAATTGCTTTTTCAAGTTGCAGCAATGATGATTCCGAAAAAGAACAAGCAATTCCGAAGATTGACAAAATCGAAATTGGTCTTGGAAACAACGAAACGGGAACTATTGGTCAGGATTTCCATTTTAATGCAGAAGTCACCGCTGCTGACAAAATCGAAAATGTTCAGGTTAAAATTGCACAAAGAAGTACAGAAACTTACCCGAAAGTTTGGTCGCACGAAATTACATGGACGCAATATACAGGTGCAAAAAACGCAACTGTTCATAAACATTTTGATATTCCTGAAGATGCTGCAGAGGGAAAATATGACTTCATCATTATCGTAAACGATCAAAACGGAACTAAACTGGAAGTGAAGAAAAACCTAACCATTATAAATTAA
- a CDS encoding M1 family aminopeptidase, with amino-acid sequence MKIFYSFLCFVILIFNGFSQSKESGLFENGVSEQLAHLRKKQISGLRYTLYFDIPNQKEERIKAYSFVNLNLSDISQPLLFDFKENTAKIKTIEVNGKKLSIVHENGHIVIPVSALVLGKNLVSFSFIAGNLSLNRNDDFLYTLLVPDRASTLFPCFDQPDLKATYRLTLSVPKDWSVLAGANVVNKLEKRDFAIYTFGESDKMSTYLFSFVAGKFKSATQKPGLEMTMLYRENSPEKFRVSADTIFNLHQQSLDFLEKYTNYKFPFQKLDFASIPVFQYGGMEHVGAIQYRESTLFLDNSATDSEKLNRAKLIAHETSHMWFGDLVTMKWFDDVWMKEVFANFMADKIMNPIFPKVNHNLQFFTAHYPSAFAEDRSLGTHPIKQHLANLKDAGSLYGAIIYNKAPIMMRQLEASMGKEAFQNGIQKYIQKYANDNADWNNLVEILDAETPLDMKKWSDVWVNKSGRAIFKDQIEYDAKNRIKTFEIQQKSEDNSDNIWPQVFQIGLVYANEVKVLSININDKNTAVKEAIGLEKPLAIVYNYNGFGYGVFPLDGNNLNYIPGLKDEMAKASIYSNLYENTLIGNVSLEKAFDCFLKGIQTEENELVLRIASNNLNTIYWRFLTEKQQNKVQKQLEGILYERLQANLSANIKKTLFGLFSSIAYSNSAKASLYKVWNREISIPNLKLNEDDYTNMAMNLAIFEHPKADEILEKTRKSFTNPDKQKRFEFLLPSLSKDESVRNAFIESLKEDSNREKESWVSTGLANVNHPLRQGSAQKYIRFSLDLVDEIQRTGDIFFPKDWLDNTVGKYSSKFAFDEVQRFLKENPNFSPILKRKLFQATDLLYKAQNIKKETE; translated from the coding sequence ATGAAAATTTTCTACAGCTTTCTTTGTTTTGTTATCTTAATTTTCAATGGTTTTTCTCAATCAAAAGAAAGCGGATTGTTTGAAAACGGTGTTTCGGAACAGCTGGCACATTTACGTAAAAAACAAATTTCAGGTCTTCGATACACTTTGTATTTTGATATACCGAATCAGAAAGAAGAAAGAATAAAGGCTTATTCGTTTGTAAATTTGAATTTGTCTGATATAAGTCAGCCCTTGCTTTTTGATTTTAAAGAGAATACGGCCAAGATAAAAACTATTGAGGTAAATGGAAAAAAACTTTCTATTGTTCATGAAAACGGACATATTGTAATTCCGGTTTCGGCTTTGGTTTTGGGAAAAAATCTAGTTTCTTTTTCATTTATTGCAGGTAATTTATCATTAAACAGAAATGATGATTTTTTATATACTTTATTAGTTCCAGATCGCGCGAGCACTTTGTTTCCATGTTTCGATCAGCCCGATTTAAAAGCGACTTACAGACTAACACTTTCTGTGCCAAAAGACTGGTCTGTTTTGGCTGGAGCCAATGTAGTAAACAAACTTGAAAAAAGAGATTTTGCAATTTACACTTTTGGAGAATCTGACAAAATGAGCACTTATTTGTTTTCTTTTGTGGCGGGAAAATTCAAAAGTGCGACACAAAAGCCAGGTTTAGAAATGACGATGCTGTATCGTGAAAATAGTCCGGAGAAATTTCGCGTAAGCGCCGATACTATTTTTAATCTGCATCAGCAATCTTTAGACTTTTTAGAAAAATATACCAATTATAAATTTCCGTTTCAGAAGTTAGATTTTGCTTCGATTCCTGTTTTTCAGTATGGCGGAATGGAGCATGTTGGTGCAATTCAGTACCGAGAATCGACTTTGTTTTTGGATAACAGCGCAACGGATAGCGAAAAATTAAACCGAGCTAAACTCATCGCACACGAAACGTCACACATGTGGTTTGGCGATTTGGTCACAATGAAATGGTTTGATGATGTTTGGATGAAAGAGGTTTTTGCCAATTTTATGGCCGATAAAATTATGAACCCGATTTTCCCGAAAGTCAATCATAATCTCCAGTTTTTTACAGCGCATTATCCTAGCGCTTTCGCGGAAGATCGTTCTTTAGGAACACATCCAATCAAACAGCATTTGGCGAATTTGAAAGACGCTGGTTCGCTTTACGGTGCCATTATTTACAACAAAGCACCCATTATGATGCGTCAGTTGGAAGCTTCAATGGGTAAAGAAGCTTTTCAGAACGGAATTCAAAAATACATTCAGAAATATGCCAACGACAATGCCGATTGGAATAATCTGGTGGAAATTCTGGATGCAGAAACGCCACTCGATATGAAAAAATGGAGCGACGTTTGGGTAAACAAATCAGGAAGAGCAATTTTTAAGGATCAAATCGAATATGATGCTAAAAACCGAATTAAAACTTTTGAAATTCAGCAAAAATCAGAAGACAACTCCGATAATATCTGGCCTCAGGTTTTTCAGATCGGTTTAGTTTATGCCAATGAGGTAAAAGTTTTATCAATCAATATTAATGATAAAAATACGGCTGTAAAAGAAGCTATCGGACTAGAAAAACCGCTCGCCATTGTTTACAATTATAATGGTTTTGGATACGGAGTTTTTCCGCTTGACGGGAATAATTTAAATTATATTCCTGGTTTAAAAGATGAAATGGCTAAAGCTTCTATTTATAGTAATCTTTATGAAAATACGTTAATTGGAAATGTTTCGCTAGAAAAAGCTTTTGATTGTTTTTTAAAGGGAATTCAAACAGAAGAAAACGAATTGGTTTTAAGAATTGCTTCTAATAATTTAAATACAATTTATTGGAGATTTTTAACCGAAAAACAGCAGAATAAAGTTCAGAAACAGCTTGAAGGTATTTTGTACGAACGTTTACAGGCTAATTTGTCAGCCAATATCAAAAAGACATTGTTCGGATTATTCAGTTCGATAGCGTATTCTAATTCGGCGAAAGCCAGTTTATATAAAGTTTGGAACAGAGAAATCTCGATTCCGAATTTGAAATTAAACGAAGATGATTATACCAATATGGCAATGAATCTGGCTATTTTTGAACATCCAAAAGCAGATGAAATTTTGGAGAAAACCAGAAAATCTTTCACTAATCCGGATAAACAAAAGCGTTTTGAGTTTCTGCTTCCGTCATTGTCAAAGGATGAATCGGTTCGAAATGCCTTTATAGAATCATTAAAAGAGGATTCTAATCGTGAAAAAGAATCTTGGGTTTCGACTGGTTTGGCAAATGTAAATCATCCGCTTCGTCAAGGCAGCGCACAAAAGTATATTAGATTTTCACTAGATTTGGTAGACGAAATCCAACGCACGGGAGATATTTTCTTTCCGAAAGATTGGCTCGATAATACAGTTGGAAAGTATTCGTCGAAATTTGCTTTTGATGAAGTGCAGCGATTCTTAAAAGAAAACCCTAATTTTAGTCCAATCTTGAAGCGTAAATTGTTTCAGGCGACAGATTTGCTTTATAAAGCACAAAATATTAAAAAAGAAACCGAATGA
- a CDS encoding DUF58 domain-containing protein produces MKIESEIEKVSSFQHLEMLANQVVEGFISGMHKSPFHGFSAEFAEHKVYNAGESTKHIDWKLFAKTDRLYTKRFEEETNLRCHLIVDNSSSMHYPELKSNQPFYEKKIGFAVLASAVLMNILKKQRDAVGLSVFSDKYEYYAPEKGSDRHHRMLLNKLEELLVQPKVKKTTDTITYLHQIAEKMHRRSMIILFTDMFQTEDDEKLFNALQHLKHNKHKVVLFHVVDNETELKFDFDNTPRKFIDLESGEEVSIFADNVKEEYEKRVEAYFKNLALTCAKNQIKYVPVNVGDNFEKILTTYLVEKQNFG; encoded by the coding sequence ATGAAAATTGAATCGGAAATAGAGAAAGTCTCCAGTTTTCAGCATCTAGAAATGTTGGCCAATCAGGTTGTGGAAGGTTTTATATCGGGAATGCACAAGAGTCCGTTTCATGGATTTTCTGCCGAATTTGCGGAACATAAAGTGTATAACGCAGGCGAAAGCACCAAACATATTGACTGGAAATTGTTTGCCAAAACCGATCGTTTGTACACGAAACGTTTTGAGGAAGAAACCAATTTACGCTGTCATCTTATTGTAGATAATTCATCGTCAATGCATTATCCTGAACTCAAATCAAATCAACCTTTTTATGAAAAGAAGATTGGTTTTGCGGTTTTGGCATCGGCGGTTTTAATGAATATCTTAAAGAAACAACGCGATGCAGTTGGGTTAAGTGTTTTTTCTGATAAATACGAATATTACGCACCAGAAAAAGGAAGCGATCGCCATCATAGAATGCTGTTGAATAAACTGGAAGAACTATTAGTACAGCCAAAAGTCAAAAAAACAACCGATACCATTACGTATCTGCATCAAATAGCAGAGAAAATGCATCGCCGTTCGATGATTATCTTGTTTACAGATATGTTTCAGACGGAAGATGATGAGAAATTATTCAACGCTTTACAGCATTTAAAACACAACAAGCATAAAGTAGTTTTGTTTCATGTTGTTGATAATGAAACCGAATTGAAATTTGATTTTGACAATACGCCAAGAAAGTTTATTGATTTAGAATCGGGAGAAGAGGTTTCAATTTTTGCTGATAATGTAAAAGAAGAATATGAAAAAAGGGTAGAAGCCTATTTTAAAAATCTGGCTTTAACCTGTGCCAAGAACCAAATTAAGTACGTTCCGGTAAATGTGGGCGATAATTTTGAAAAAATATTAACCACATATTTGGTTGAAAAACAAAACTTTGGATAA
- a CDS encoding AraC family transcriptional regulator, translating to MEHSGQKLDKYYIKKVDADKKSIYCHHDLMGELFIPPHRHVKAQLLYAEGDVVFVTTETKTYFLPARHFIWIPSGVEHSIEPKSENVTMRNLYFPVEKDENDFYKVEGIYPVNNLLLQMMLFTNRWNGDLKKGTPNFAIAKAIKAILPQICTNNLPLELPQPKDKRLGKILRYIENNLGETILFADVAHEFGFSERSLYRLFQKDLKMSFIQYYTIRRILKAIELLLERKLSVKEVAEEVGYNSVPTFSNTFFKILGQRPSDYLNGEDIL from the coding sequence ATGGAACATTCCGGTCAAAAATTAGATAAGTATTACATCAAAAAAGTAGATGCTGATAAAAAAAGCATTTACTGCCACCACGATTTGATGGGCGAATTGTTTATTCCGCCACACAGACACGTTAAAGCGCAATTGCTTTACGCTGAAGGCGATGTTGTTTTTGTAACGACAGAAACCAAAACTTACTTTTTGCCAGCAAGACATTTTATCTGGATTCCGAGCGGAGTGGAGCACAGTATCGAACCAAAATCGGAAAATGTGACGATGCGAAATTTGTATTTTCCGGTTGAAAAAGACGAAAATGACTTCTATAAAGTAGAAGGCATTTATCCAGTCAATAATCTGTTGCTGCAAATGATGCTTTTTACCAATAGATGGAATGGCGATCTTAAAAAAGGAACTCCGAACTTTGCCATTGCTAAAGCGATAAAAGCGATACTTCCGCAAATTTGCACCAATAATTTACCTTTAGAATTACCACAGCCAAAAGACAAACGCCTTGGTAAAATCCTTCGTTATATTGAAAATAATCTCGGAGAAACGATTCTCTTTGCCGATGTAGCTCATGAATTTGGCTTTAGCGAACGCTCTTTGTATCGCTTATTTCAAAAAGATCTCAAAATGTCATTTATTCAATATTACACCATAAGAAGAATCCTCAAAGCGATCGAACTTTTATTAGAAAGAAAACTTTCTGTAAAAGAGGTAGCTGAAGAAGTTGGTTATAATAGTGTTCCGACTTTCAGCAATACCTTTTTCAAGATTTTAGGACAAAGACCTTCCGATTACTTAAATGGGGAAGATATTCTGTAG
- a CDS encoding TolC family protein, whose translation MVLVFNSLQAQEVHTVSLQEAMKLAKENNKKILKSQLEITLAEQNIKERKELRLPDVQLNGMYSRITNITEFKGDGFLNGKEVTKAIPEIYEVNSTFKMPIYVGNKINNAIKIANQENEIAKIKSEKTENDIELEVVANYLAIYKMMELQKIFEENIKEEKSRLKEVQSLQKHGTVTKNEVIRAELQLSDRELNALTNSKNIQIALHDLKTLIQIPENEEIAIDTTASLDEMNGLDPYDFYLNKAMQNEEMRIASQELNISKTEMQLVKGNYLPSVNFFGNYGFYYPNYKFFPPNPYLYTLGQVGIEARFDLSALYKNKTKVAKANTKIDMQKMQTEIIKEEIQDQLYKEHTQYQEILEKFVVVDKALDLAEENYRIVKLKYLNQLVLITEMVDADNALLQAKYNKISTRLDAVLKHYEMMHTAGIMPQS comes from the coding sequence ATGGTATTAGTATTCAATAGTTTACAAGCTCAGGAAGTTCATACTGTTTCTTTACAAGAAGCGATGAAACTGGCGAAGGAAAACAACAAAAAAATCCTTAAATCTCAACTGGAGATTACGCTTGCTGAGCAAAACATCAAAGAAAGAAAAGAACTTAGATTACCGGATGTGCAACTGAACGGAATGTACTCCAGAATTACCAACATTACAGAATTTAAAGGAGATGGTTTCTTAAACGGAAAAGAAGTTACGAAAGCAATTCCTGAAATCTATGAGGTAAATTCAACTTTTAAAATGCCAATTTACGTTGGTAACAAGATTAATAACGCAATAAAAATCGCGAATCAGGAAAACGAAATTGCAAAAATAAAATCGGAAAAAACAGAAAATGATATTGAACTGGAAGTTGTTGCAAACTATCTGGCGATTTATAAAATGATGGAACTTCAAAAAATATTTGAAGAAAACATCAAAGAAGAAAAAAGCCGATTAAAAGAAGTGCAATCGCTTCAAAAACACGGAACGGTAACTAAAAATGAGGTTATACGTGCCGAATTACAGCTCTCAGATCGTGAGTTGAACGCGCTTACAAACTCCAAAAACATTCAAATAGCGCTTCACGATCTGAAGACTTTAATTCAGATTCCGGAAAACGAAGAAATTGCAATTGACACAACTGCAAGTCTGGACGAAATGAACGGTTTAGATCCGTATGATTTTTATCTGAATAAAGCGATGCAGAACGAAGAAATGCGTATTGCAAGTCAGGAATTGAACATCAGTAAAACCGAAATGCAATTGGTAAAAGGGAATTATCTGCCAAGCGTAAACTTCTTCGGGAATTATGGCTTTTATTATCCAAACTACAAATTCTTTCCGCCAAATCCGTATTTGTACACTTTAGGTCAGGTGGGAATTGAGGCACGTTTTGATCTTTCGGCTTTGTATAAAAACAAAACGAAAGTGGCAAAAGCGAACACTAAAATCGATATGCAGAAAATGCAGACTGAAATTATAAAAGAAGAAATTCAAGATCAGTTATACAAAGAGCATACACAGTATCAGGAAATCCTTGAAAAATTTGTCGTGGTTGACAAAGCTTTGGATTTAGCTGAAGAAAACTACCGAATTGTAAAACTGAAATACTTAAACCAATTGGTTTTAATTACCGAAATGGTCGATGCTGATAATGCTTTGCTTCAGGCAAAATACAACAAAATCTCTACCCGATTGGATGCTGTTTTGAAACATTATGAAATGATGCATACGGCTGGAATCATGCCTCAGAGCTAA
- a CDS encoding HlyD family secretion protein: MVKIKNETKRNKTFHILITIIACTLVISGVILGIWFYVFNRNHEETNDAQVEQYVTPIMSRITGYVQEVRFDENQFVHKGDTLVVIDNREYKSKLNVALADVQNAQQNSVVAQKNAINTASATAINESQLEAAKSNLWKTKLEYERYKALVSEEAATSQQLEKVKADYESAQAHFQEMKNRIHSATLSTSVAEANVPTTQTNIASKQAVADNAALFLSYTVITAPYDGWIGKRTLQPGQMVKEGQSLLSIVSKEKWITANFKETQLQYLTVGQEVEIKADAINDKVFVGTIASLSPASGARFSLLPPDNATGNFVKIEQRIPVRIQLKEQDKQTDFLRAGMNITVVAAHK, encoded by the coding sequence ATGGTTAAGATAAAAAATGAAACTAAGAGAAATAAAACGTTTCATATATTAATAACAATTATTGCGTGTACGCTGGTTATAAGCGGGGTTATTTTGGGAATTTGGTTTTATGTGTTTAACCGAAACCATGAAGAAACCAATGACGCGCAGGTAGAACAATATGTTACACCAATTATGTCGAGAATTACTGGTTATGTGCAGGAAGTTCGTTTTGACGAAAACCAATTTGTGCATAAAGGCGATACTTTGGTGGTGATCGATAATAGAGAGTATAAATCGAAATTGAATGTGGCTCTTGCCGATGTTCAAAATGCGCAGCAAAATAGTGTTGTGGCTCAAAAAAATGCCATTAATACAGCTAGTGCAACCGCAATTAACGAATCGCAATTAGAAGCTGCAAAATCAAATCTTTGGAAAACCAAACTAGAATACGAAAGATACAAAGCTTTGGTAAGCGAAGAAGCGGCAACTTCTCAACAATTAGAAAAGGTTAAAGCAGATTACGAGTCGGCGCAAGCACATTTTCAGGAAATGAAAAACAGAATTCATTCGGCAACTTTAAGCACTTCTGTTGCTGAAGCAAATGTTCCAACAACGCAAACGAATATTGCTTCAAAACAAGCTGTTGCAGATAATGCAGCATTGTTTCTTTCGTACACTGTAATCACAGCGCCTTATGATGGATGGATCGGAAAAAGAACTTTGCAGCCAGGGCAAATGGTAAAAGAAGGACAATCTTTGCTTTCTATCGTAAGTAAAGAAAAATGGATTACAGCAAACTTTAAAGAAACGCAATTGCAATATTTAACTGTTGGACAAGAAGTAGAAATTAAAGCCGATGCAATAAACGACAAAGTTTTTGTGGGAACAATTGCTTCATTATCGCCTGCGAGTGGTGCGAGATTCTCTTTGCTTCCTCCAGATAATGCTACTGGAAACTTCGTGAAAATCGAACAGAGAATTCCAGTTAGAATTCAATTAAAAGAACAAGACAAACAAACCGATTTTTTAAGAGCAGGAATGAACATTACGGTTGTTGCTGCACACAAATAA